The window TATCATCACCATGGGCACAAGTACCTGTGTAACCGTATCCAACAAAGCCTTCGTCTGTATAGATGCGAACACCAGCTAATCCCCAGTGTGTAGCTACGTTGATGGCGTCTGTAATTGGCGGTGTAATCGGTACATGCAAAACAAAGCTTTCTACTTTTGTAATTTTCATTGAATCCATCTCCCTAGTTTTTATGAGTACATTCTATTAGTAGCCAAGTGAAGCTCCACCATCGACGGGAAGAGCAACACCTGTAATGAAACCGGATTGAGCGCTTGCAAGAAACAACGCAGCTTGAGCAATTTCTTCCGAAGTTGCCGGTCGGCCAATGGGATGCATATCATTCAAAATCTGAATCGTCGCAATCGGATCATCCTGCTCTTGAATCCAATTCTGCAGCAGAGGAGTAGAGACACCGGCCGGGCAAATACAATTCACCCTGACGCCATCTGGCGCATAGTCGAGTGCTAATGCCTTGGTCATGGCGACGACACCGCCTTTCGTTGCAGCATAAACGGGATTCATCTTTTGCCCAACCAAACCGTTTAGGGAAGCCATGTTAACGATAGCACCACGCGTTTTTCTTAATTCAGCAATGGCGTGCTTGATCATCAGGAACACACTTTTCAAATTGATATGGAAGAGTCGATCCCACTCCTCCTCCTCGACGTCTTCCAGAAACTTAGGTAAAATAACCGCTGCATTATTGACTAGTACATCTAGCTGCCCAAACCTATGTAGGGTTTCTTGAATAAGCTCCCGGACATCCGAATCTCTTGAAACATCGACTTTTACCGCCACGACTTGATGTCCGGAAGATGTTAATTCCTCAGCTAGCTGCGATGCCCCCTTCTCATTCCAGTCGGCTATGATAACCGCTGCGCCTCGCTCAGCGAACAAGCGGACAATCGCTTCGCCGATACCCGAGCCGCCTCCCGTTACAATGGCTACCTTACCTTGTAGGTTCATTATCGTTGCCTCCATTCTTTCAAATCATATATCGTGTGTCGCGGGCGAGTTGATCAATATTGATTTTTCCACCAGAAGTAATTTCATGGTTAAGGATTCGTTCCTTTATTAATGTATAGATTTCATCGGTTAATACATAGCGGCTTAGGCTCTTTTTCATATCAATTGCCTCAATATCTTGATGGGATTTATGTTATTAATTTCCACTTCACTCATATCGTATATCATACATGATTTATTCGATGAAATAAATAGATTTTCTGATGCAAAGAAAAAAAGCAGTCCGATGCGTGAACATTTTGGCGCTTCTTTTCGTATTTGTACTTTTCTCCTTCCTTGGGATAGCGGATTAAGCTTCCATATACTTTGAATTCAATCAAGTTTGTCGATTTTGTTAGTCTATTAATCCCTTTCCGTTGACTTATACAGTTTTTTCAAAACATTTCTTGCCCCTTCTCCCTCGGGCCAACTATTCATTTTTCTGAAATCTGTATTGTCTGTAATCTGATCTATATTACCAATCAAACATTTGTGGGATAACTTTTTAATGTCTGAATCACTGATTTTATTTGCTATGAGGCTAGCAACTTCTGAACCATTCATTACTTTAAAGGGACGATCAAAAAAGAATGAAACTTCTTCAGGAATCCTTTCTGTTATCCCAAGTCCATTATGCATTCTTGATAAATGTGTGTAAGCATTATTCAATGCATGCTCACGTTCTCTCCAATGAGTTCCTGTTTGAGCCTCCCATAAATAAGGCATCATTTGATCACTGCACTTCAGATGCTTAAATGCCGTTCCAAACCATTTTGGATACGGAGCATATTGACGCTCCATAAAAAAGCAGAGATTCATAATATCTCGAATAAGGCGTGAAGCTATAATTCCTGAGCCAAGCTCGTCACCAATAAAACCAGAACGCAGCATCAGATGTTCTTCTTGACCGATTCGCTGCCAACTGGATGCCATAAGGTACAACCAAATATCCGGAGGGTAATATTCAAATTTATTGCGTAACGCGGAAAGTTGACCGTTATCGTCCTTATATACTTCTCCCCTAATTATTTCGAGAAGTGATTGTGAAGGAAACGTAAGCCAATCCACTAATTCGAATGGTTCATTTATGTTAATAGCCAAGTAATTTTCGATGAAACTCGGCACCGTTGTAATTAGACTCTTCCTTAAATCGATCGGGAAGCCATAGAACTGTTCCGGAGCTCTCTCTTGCAGAGATATTCGTATTTGTTCTGAATATCCAACATCTTGTTGGTTAAGAAAAAGATATGTTCGAGGCACCCAATCGTGATCCGTTGACATCTCCGTATCATATCCGAGTACTTCACTACCGGGACCGATAAGAGCTGATGAATAGGATAAGAAAGAATAGGAATCCGTCATTACAGGTTCGACGATTTCCATATGAAACCGACGGCATAATTCTATTCCTTTAATAAAAGACATTCGCCACGCCTCCTTATTCGTCGTCCAGTTCTTCATACAGTTTAACACCAGTTAAGCCCGGTGTCGGCATGTCTTTTAGACAAACCTCACCGGGCATTCCTAACATTTTATACTCAAACTACTTTTGAGCCGACCGCTTCTTGTACTCTGCATTCATTTCTTCTATTATTTTTTGATAATTAGCGTCCTTTTTAAGCTGTTCGACGTATTTATCCCATTCCTCCATAGGAATTTTTCCGATAATGACCTGCGTTTTCATATCCGCAATTTTCTTCGTGTAGTCTGCCCCCATCTTAAGCTCCGTCTCAGAAACCAAACCAATGGCCGGATCACCAGTAGAAATTTTGCCTCTT is drawn from Paenibacillus sp. V4I7 and contains these coding sequences:
- a CDS encoding SDR family NAD(P)-dependent oxidoreductase, with the translated sequence MNLQGKVAIVTGGGSGIGEAIVRLFAERGAAVIIADWNEKGASQLAEELTSSGHQVVAVKVDVSRDSDVRELIQETLHRFGQLDVLVNNAAVILPKFLEDVEEEEWDRLFHINLKSVFLMIKHAIAELRKTRGAIVNMASLNGLVGQKMNPVYAATKGGVVAMTKALALDYAPDGVRVNCICPAGVSTPLLQNWIQEQDDPIATIQILNDMHPIGRPATSEEIAQAALFLASAQSGFITGVALPVDGGASLGY
- a CDS encoding DUF4037 domain-containing protein, whose product is MSFIKGIELCRRFHMEIVEPVMTDSYSFLSYSSALIGPGSEVLGYDTEMSTDHDWVPRTYLFLNQQDVGYSEQIRISLQERAPEQFYGFPIDLRKSLITTVPSFIENYLAININEPFELVDWLTFPSQSLLEIIRGEVYKDDNGQLSALRNKFEYYPPDIWLYLMASSWQRIGQEEHLMLRSGFIGDELGSGIIASRLIRDIMNLCFFMERQYAPYPKWFGTAFKHLKCSDQMMPYLWEAQTGTHWREREHALNNAYTHLSRMHNGLGITERIPEEVSFFFDRPFKVMNGSEVASLIANKISDSDIKKLSHKCLIGNIDQITDNTDFRKMNSWPEGEGARNVLKKLYKSTERD